A window of the Helianthus annuus cultivar XRQ/B chromosome 4, HanXRQr2.0-SUNRISE, whole genome shotgun sequence genome harbors these coding sequences:
- the LOC110927574 gene encoding uncharacterized protein LOC110927574, whose translation MLGTIDCMHWEWHSCPTAWRGQYTRGDHGYPTVILEAVASQDLWIWHSFFGLPGSLNDLNVLYQSAIFTDVVNGTGPDTRFTVSGVEYRRGYYLADGIYPSWSTIVKTIPYPEDEKRKKFAKRQEAARKDIERAFDEGRAICEYDENASWGNTVPVDPPQQDLNSFSLTNDFTHANLQQDLVEHIWNNVNMVDDDGAEGEDEDE comes from the exons ATGCTTGGTACCATTGATTGTATGCATTGGGAGTGGCATAGTTGCCCGACTGCGTGGCGCGGCCAATATACGCGAGGTGATCACGGATATCCAACCGTGATACTTGAAGCTGTGGCATCACAAGATTTGTGGATATGGCATTCTTTCTTTGGTCTCCCTGGTTCACTCAACGACCTCAACGTGTTATACCAATCGGCCATTTTTACCGATGTCGTTAATGGAACGGGACCGGACACACGTTTTACAGTTTCTGGGGTAGAGTATAGACGTGGGTATTATCTTGCTGACGGGATATATCCGTCTTGGTCTACAATTGTGAAGACTATTCCATATCCCGAGGACGAAAAACGGAAAAAATTTGCGAAGCGTCAAGAAGCGGCAAGAAAAGACATCGAACGTGCTTTTG ACGAGGGTCGGGCGATTTGTGAGTATGATGAGAATGCATCTTGGGGGAACACTGTCCCGGTTGATCCCCCACaacaggatttaaactcgttcTCGCTAACAAACGACTTCACGCATGCAAACCTTCAACAAGATCTGGTAGAACATATTTGGAACAACGTTAACATGGTGGACGATGACGGAGCCGAAGGCGAAGACGAAGACGAGTAG